Genomic DNA from Deinococcus sonorensis KR-87:
GCCCACCGGTGCCGTCACGACGAGTTCACCCCACGCGTCACGAAAGGGACGCGCAGCGACGCCCAGCACCGCACCGACGTCACGGTGGATCCCCAGGCCCGCTTCAGGTTTCCCCTCACCTGCTGTTGCCTGGCCACCTTCCTGAACCTTGCACCCTCTGTGCCGTCAGACGAGGCCGGGTCGCGCGGCCCGCGCCCGGCGGGTCACGCCCCACCGGCGCCGCCGGACCAGGCGTCCTCCTCATCCACTGGCCCTTGACACCGCAGCGCCACGCGGACCCATCATGGGCCCATGCCCTCCCTTCGCCGCGCCGCCCTCCTCGCCTGGGTGCTCGTGACGCTGCTGGTGGGCCTCACGTGGTGCTGGGCGGCCGCGCGTTCCGTCCAGGCGCAGTTCGAGACCGGCGCCCGCATCCTGCACCGGGTGCTGTCGCAGCGCAGCGAGCAGCAGGAGGCGGTGCTGGCCAGCCTGGACGCCCTCACCCGCGCGGGCGTGGGCCGCCGGGCACTGGGCCAGTACACGGACGCGATGCGCGCCCAGTACCCGCAGATCGTGGGCGTGCAGCGCTGCCGGGGCCGCTGCACGGCCATCGGGCCGAGCGGCGCGCACCTGCCCGGGGGCCCGCTGGTGCCGGACCGGGCGGGCCTGCAGTGGCATCCCTCGGTCCCCACCGTGTACGCGCTGGCCCGGGGCGACCTGCGGGTGTGGGTGGACGGACGGCGCCTGGCCCGGGCCGAGGACTTCACGGACCCCACGTCCGCCTTCCAGCTGCGGCGCCCGGACGGCGGCGCGGTGCTGGTACGGCAGGACCTGCGCCGCCCGGTGGGGCGGATGGACGCGGCGCTGCCGGTCCTGCGCGTGCGCAAGGTGCTGGGCAGCGCCGCGCAGCCGCTGGTGTTCGAGGGGGCGCATCCGCTGCGCTGGAGCGACCTGCCGCTGTGGGGCGCGGCGCTGTTCGCCGTGGGCAGCGCCCTGGCGGGCGCCGGACTGGTGCGCCTGATCGAGGGCCGCGAGCGGGCGCGCGCCGAGGTCCGGCACGCGGAGCGGGCGCTGCACGACGAGCGGGCGCGCGCCGAGCGCGCCTTTCACGCGGTCAGCGAGGCGCTGGTCGTCACCGACGCGGACCACCGGGTGCGCCTCGCCAACCCCGCAGCGCGCGCCCTGCTGGGCGGCGCCCTCACGCCCGGGGCGGACCTGCGGGACGCCGCGCGCTTCCGCGCCACGCTGGGGCAGCGGCCCTTCGACGCGGCGACGTTCTGGCACAGCCCCACCGGCGCGGACCTCCCCGAAGGCGTCACGCTGGTGACCGGCGACGGCGCGCGGCGGGTGGAGGGCGCGCTCGCCCCGGTCGGCGGGGACGCCGGGTGGGTGCTGGTGCTGCGCGACGTGGGTCCGCTCCGCGCCCGCGTGCTGGCGACGCTGGAGGAAGGCGAGCGCCGCGTGCGCGCGCACGAGGAGATGCTCGCGCACGTCACGCGCCTGTCCACCCTGGGTGAGATGAGCGCGGGCCTCGCGCACGAACTCAACCAGCCGCTCACCGCCATCGTCAGCCACGGCCAGGCGGCCCTGCGGCTGCTGGCGGACCCGGCGGCGGACGGCGGTCGGGCGCGGCGTTCGGTGGAAGCGGTGGTGACGCAGGCCAAGCGGGCGGCGGGCATCATCACGCACCTGCGCGGCCTGGTGAAACGCACGCCCACAGCGGCGCTGGTGGTGGACGTGCATCAGGCGGTGGAGAACGTCGTCACGCTCGTCGCCCACGACGCGGGGCGGCAGGACGTCACCCTCGACGCCCGCCTGAGCCGCGCGCCCCTGCTGGTCCGCGCGGACCCGGTGCACCTCGAGCAGGTGCTGCTCAACCTCGTGCGGAACGCGGTGGAGGCGGTCAAGGACGCTCCCGAGCGCACGGTGCGCGTCACCAGCGCGGTTCAGGCGGGGGCCGCGGTGGTGGAGGTGCTCGACACCGGCGCCGGGCTGAGCGACGACGTCATGGCGCGGCTGTTCACGCCGTTCACGACCACCAAGGCCGCGGGCCTGGGCCTGGGCTTGTCGCTCTCCCATACGCTCACGCAGGGGATGGGCGGCGAGCTGCGCGGCGAGAACCGCCCCGGGGGAGGCGCCCGCTTCACCGTCACGCTGCCGCTCGCGGTCGAGGCGCCCATCCATGCCTGAGGGCGTCCCGCTGGCCGACCCGACCGTGTACCTGGTGGACGACGACGACGCGGTGCGGGACGCCCTCGCCACCCTGCTCGGCACGGTCGGCCTGACGGTGCGCGACTACCCGGGCGCCGCCAGCTTCCTCGCCGCGTTCGACAAGCACGCTGTGGGCTGCCTGATCCTCGACATCCGCATGCCGCACGTCAGCGGGCTGCACCTGCAGGAGCAGCTGCGTGCCAGCGGGGCGGACCTGCCGGTCATCATCATCACCGGCCACGGCGACATCGAGCTGTGCCGCCGCGCGTTCCGTCAGGGCGCCACCGAGTTCCTGACCAAGCCGGTGGACGAGCACGACCTGCTGGACGCCGTGCAGCGCGGCGTGCACCAGCACCGGGAAAGGCGCGAGGCGAGGGCGGCCACCGACCACGCGCGGGCGCAACTCGCGCGGCTCAGCGAGCGGGAAGCGGAGGTCCTGCGCCTGATGGTGGACGGGCATAGCAACAAGCAGGCGGCCCGGCGGCTGGGCATCTCCGCCCGGACGGTGGAAACCCACCGCGCGAGCATCTTCGAGAAGCTGCAGGTGGAGTCGCTCGCGCACCTGGTGCGGGTGGTCCTGACCAGCCAGGGTCCGTAATTCTACGGAGGCCCGCTGTGGCGCGCCCGCATGGCGCGCCCCCGGCGCGCGGGCGCAGGATACGCTCCATGCACAAGCACCTGCTCGCCCTGCTGCTCACGTCCACCGCCGCCGCCCAGACCGCCGCGCCCGTCCAGCTCGCCACCACGCCGAGCGTCACGCAGACGAGCCTCAGCCTCTTCGCGGCCGTGCGGATCGCTCAGCTCGCCGTGCAGAACTGCGCCCAGCTGGGCTACAACGTCACGGCGACCGTGGTGGACCGCGCCGGCATCACCCTCGCCGTGGCGCGCGCCGAGAACGCCGGGCCGCACACCGTGGACGCCGCGTACCGCAAGGCCTACACCAGCGCCTCCGCGCGCAACACCACCGCCGCCATCGCCGAGAACCTCCGCACCAACCCGGCCTCCGCGGAACTCGCCCGCATCGACCGCTTTCTGGTGCTGGCCGGCGGCGCCCCCATCCGCGTGAACACAGCCGTGGTCGGTGCCGTGGGCGTGGGCGGCGCGCCCAGCGGCACCATCGACGAGAAGTGCGGCACCGACGCCGTCGCCACGGTCCTGGGCGGCTGAGCCCCCGATCGGCACGGCAGCGTGGTCCCCGGATGGGGCCCCGTGCGGATGATCCGCGAGCCCTCCAACCGGCGGGAGCTGGACAGAGGACCACGGCGATGGCGGCTGAACCGGCCGGGCTGCGGTGGACGGTCGCTTGACTCGCACGGTCACCGCCCCGTTCCGGCCACCCGCCAGCGGGCGTGCTGGGGATGCGGACGGAACCGGTGACGCGACACCGAGTTTTTCCCGTCGGTCCGCCCCAAGGCGCGCAGGACCAGTGCGTCGTCCTGGCTGGCACGGGGAGCGACCGAATGCCCGGGCCAC
This window encodes:
- a CDS encoding ATP-binding protein; amino-acid sequence: MPSLRRAALLAWVLVTLLVGLTWCWAAARSVQAQFETGARILHRVLSQRSEQQEAVLASLDALTRAGVGRRALGQYTDAMRAQYPQIVGVQRCRGRCTAIGPSGAHLPGGPLVPDRAGLQWHPSVPTVYALARGDLRVWVDGRRLARAEDFTDPTSAFQLRRPDGGAVLVRQDLRRPVGRMDAALPVLRVRKVLGSAAQPLVFEGAHPLRWSDLPLWGAALFAVGSALAGAGLVRLIEGRERARAEVRHAERALHDERARAERAFHAVSEALVVTDADHRVRLANPAARALLGGALTPGADLRDAARFRATLGQRPFDAATFWHSPTGADLPEGVTLVTGDGARRVEGALAPVGGDAGWVLVLRDVGPLRARVLATLEEGERRVRAHEEMLAHVTRLSTLGEMSAGLAHELNQPLTAIVSHGQAALRLLADPAADGGRARRSVEAVVTQAKRAAGIITHLRGLVKRTPTAALVVDVHQAVENVVTLVAHDAGRQDVTLDARLSRAPLLVRADPVHLEQVLLNLVRNAVEAVKDAPERTVRVTSAVQAGAAVVEVLDTGAGLSDDVMARLFTPFTTTKAAGLGLGLSLSHTLTQGMGGELRGENRPGGGARFTVTLPLAVEAPIHA
- a CDS encoding response regulator transcription factor, with translation MPEGVPLADPTVYLVDDDDAVRDALATLLGTVGLTVRDYPGAASFLAAFDKHAVGCLILDIRMPHVSGLHLQEQLRASGADLPVIIITGHGDIELCRRAFRQGATEFLTKPVDEHDLLDAVQRGVHQHRERREARAATDHARAQLARLSEREAEVLRLMVDGHSNKQAARRLGISARTVETHRASIFEKLQVESLAHLVRVVLTSQGP
- a CDS encoding GlcG/HbpS family heme-binding protein, which gives rise to MHKHLLALLLTSTAAAQTAAPVQLATTPSVTQTSLSLFAAVRIAQLAVQNCAQLGYNVTATVVDRAGITLAVARAENAGPHTVDAAYRKAYTSASARNTTAAIAENLRTNPASAELARIDRFLVLAGGAPIRVNTAVVGAVGVGGAPSGTIDEKCGTDAVATVLGG